The following proteins come from a genomic window of Gordonia westfalica:
- a CDS encoding YifB family Mg chelatase-like AAA ATPase encodes MLGQTQSVGLNAFAARVVDVQASVGSGLPGFSVTGNPDPSVREARDRVRAAIKNSGFTFPDLKVTVALSPADMPKVGSGFDLSMAVAILAATEQVSSEKLESAIFLGELGLDGNLRPIRGVLPAVIAARQAGYRRAVVPIETVAEAALVEGMDVGGASSLKEVAAWLAGDLVLDNFHRTAPTKPPPIPDMADVVGQHEARHALEIAAAGAHHVLMTGSPGIGKTMLARRLPGILPPLGLEDSLEVTAIHSLVGELSPGRPLITEPPFVAPHHSSSTTALLGGGTGFARPGAVSKAHRGVLFLDECAEMSAKVLESLREPLEDGEVRVPRRDGVASYPARFQLILAANPCPCAPAHDVDCVCTAVVRRRYLGKLSGPLLDRVDIRVRMDPPGNAALMSGVGESSAEVRARVTAARAAAVERWSEFGWRTNAEVPGAALRQRFRLPPDVLRPIELFLRDGRVTARGADRALRLAWTLSDLRGTDVPVEDDVAQALLYRDRGATW; translated from the coding sequence ATGTTGGGGCAAACACAGTCGGTGGGGCTCAACGCCTTTGCGGCGCGGGTCGTCGACGTGCAGGCGAGTGTGGGGTCGGGCCTGCCGGGCTTCTCGGTGACCGGGAACCCGGACCCGTCGGTGCGGGAGGCGCGCGACCGGGTGCGGGCGGCGATCAAGAACTCGGGATTCACCTTTCCCGATCTGAAGGTGACGGTGGCGCTGTCGCCGGCCGACATGCCGAAGGTCGGTTCGGGTTTCGATTTGTCCATGGCCGTCGCGATCCTGGCTGCGACAGAACAGGTGTCGTCGGAGAAGTTGGAATCGGCGATCTTCCTCGGGGAACTCGGACTCGACGGGAACCTTCGTCCGATCCGGGGTGTGCTGCCGGCGGTGATCGCCGCGCGTCAGGCGGGCTATCGGCGTGCGGTGGTGCCGATCGAGACGGTGGCCGAGGCGGCTCTGGTGGAGGGGATGGACGTCGGCGGTGCGTCGAGCCTCAAAGAGGTTGCCGCCTGGCTCGCGGGTGATCTCGTACTCGACAACTTCCATCGGACGGCACCCACCAAGCCGCCGCCGATCCCGGACATGGCCGACGTGGTGGGGCAGCACGAGGCGCGGCATGCACTCGAGATCGCCGCGGCCGGAGCGCATCACGTCCTGATGACCGGATCGCCCGGCATCGGGAAGACGATGCTGGCACGACGGCTCCCGGGCATCCTGCCGCCGCTGGGGCTCGAGGATTCCCTCGAGGTGACGGCGATCCACTCGCTGGTCGGTGAGTTGTCACCGGGACGTCCGCTGATCACCGAGCCGCCGTTCGTCGCGCCGCACCACAGTTCGTCGACGACGGCTCTACTCGGCGGGGGTACCGGATTCGCCCGACCGGGTGCGGTCTCCAAGGCGCATCGCGGAGTGCTGTTCCTGGACGAATGCGCCGAGATGAGCGCGAAAGTCCTGGAATCGCTGAGGGAACCGCTCGAAGACGGTGAGGTGAGGGTGCCGCGTCGCGACGGGGTCGCGTCGTATCCCGCGCGGTTCCAGCTCATCCTCGCGGCGAATCCGTGCCCCTGCGCGCCCGCGCACGACGTCGACTGCGTGTGCACCGCAGTTGTCCGGCGACGCTACCTGGGCAAGTTGTCGGGTCCGCTGCTGGACCGTGTCGACATCCGCGTCCGCATGGACCCACCGGGGAATGCCGCGCTGATGAGCGGGGTGGGGGAGTCGAGTGCCGAGGTGCGGGCACGTGTCACCGCGGCGCGCGCGGCAGCTGTCGAAAGATGGTCTGAGTTCGGTTGGCGCACCAACGCCGAAGTTCCGGGAGCGGCGTTGCGACAGCGATTTCGGCTACCTCCCGACGTCCTGCGTCCCATCGAGCTGTTTCTCCGCGACGGGCGCGTCACGGCACGTGGCGCCGACCGTGCGTTGCGATTGGCCTGGACTCTCAGCGATCTGCGCGGCACCGACGTCCCGGTCGAAGACGATGTCGCGCAGGCACTTCTGTACCGAGACCGAGGAGCGACCTGGTGA
- a CDS encoding HNH endonuclease signature motif containing protein, with product MSGNRVDLPGGSFAGVDPAHPYAANMYSLMDELAESQHRQSREDWRRYGVVTAIADRCIAVRSTIDGGIVVSGDTDCVIRVARQLSLTRRQAEILVDEAIGLRESLPEGLDTLRDGITTRWQLQVILSRTALVPYESSITPTLDAEIAATLRSKKGSWTRARLRDEVDRLVFRHDPDLVRERRKEALDNRGMWTHILDDGTAELTGVMAAENVRIAAKAVRVLADSVCKHDGRTVGQRNSDAMFALLTGTVFECLCDREDCTAEVPEPDAVVAAVRSEVVIHVVTDQATLNGAPGIGWVDEHGVISDEHVRDLADRPDATITPVTPARTAPTRFAAEAPSSDVVVIYPGSQPSDPYRPTTACADFVRIRDGYCTEPGCEKSAFSCDLDHVTEYDRQRPTRGGLTSSENLNAKCRFGHLHKTFGDWVDVQYRDEDGRLVTEYITPEGYRIRGDAETLEDLFPNLRRIRFEQPAQAPPTPRVITGDDTPPPNNRTAAKHARRRAERARNQRERERREQADGPAPF from the coding sequence GTGTCGGGGAATCGGGTCGATCTACCGGGCGGGTCTTTCGCCGGGGTCGATCCTGCCCACCCGTACGCGGCCAACATGTACTCGTTGATGGACGAGCTGGCGGAGTCGCAACACCGCCAGTCTCGCGAGGACTGGCGGCGCTACGGAGTGGTCACCGCCATCGCCGACCGCTGTATCGCGGTGCGCAGCACCATCGATGGCGGGATCGTCGTCAGCGGCGACACGGATTGTGTGATTCGGGTGGCCCGCCAGCTGTCCCTCACTCGACGCCAGGCCGAGATCCTGGTCGATGAGGCGATCGGTCTGCGGGAATCGCTGCCCGAAGGCCTCGACACCCTGCGTGATGGCATCACCACCCGCTGGCAGCTGCAGGTGATCCTGTCGCGCACTGCGCTCGTTCCCTACGAGTCGTCGATCACCCCGACCCTCGACGCCGAGATCGCCGCCACCCTGCGGTCGAAGAAGGGCTCCTGGACGCGCGCCCGGTTGCGGGACGAGGTCGACCGCCTCGTTTTCCGTCATGATCCCGACCTCGTCCGGGAACGCCGCAAAGAAGCGCTCGACAACCGTGGCATGTGGACGCACATCCTCGACGACGGTACCGCCGAGCTCACCGGGGTGATGGCTGCGGAGAATGTGCGGATTGCGGCGAAAGCTGTTCGTGTGTTGGCTGATTCGGTGTGCAAACACGACGGCCGCACCGTCGGGCAACGCAACTCCGACGCGATGTTCGCGTTGTTGACCGGCACCGTGTTCGAGTGTCTATGTGATCGCGAGGACTGCACCGCGGAGGTTCCTGAACCGGATGCGGTGGTCGCGGCGGTGCGCAGCGAGGTCGTCATTCACGTCGTCACTGATCAGGCGACCCTGAACGGGGCTCCGGGGATCGGCTGGGTCGATGAGCACGGTGTCATCTCCGATGAGCATGTCCGCGACCTCGCCGACCGGCCCGACGCAACCATCACACCGGTCACCCCGGCACGTACAGCGCCTACACGGTTTGCCGCCGAAGCACCGTCGTCGGATGTTGTCGTCATCTACCCCGGCTCGCAACCGTCTGACCCCTATCGCCCCACCACCGCCTGCGCGGACTTCGTGCGCATCCGCGACGGCTACTGCACCGAACCCGGCTGCGAAAAGTCAGCATTCAGCTGCGACCTCGACCACGTCACCGAATACGACCGCCAGCGCCCCACCCGCGGCGGTCTCACCTCGAGTGAGAACCTCAACGCCAAATGCCGGTTCGGGCATCTGCACAAGACCTTCGGCGACTGGGTCGATGTGCAGTACCGCGACGAGGACGGCCGCCTGGTCACCGAATACATCACCCCGGAGGGTTATCGCATCCGCGGTGACGCCGAAACCCTCGAAGACCTCTTCCCCAACCTCCGTCGCATCCGATTCGAACAACCCGCCCAGGCCCCACCCACACCACGGGTCATCACCGGTGACGACACCCCGCCACCGAACAACCGAACCGCCGCGAAACACGCCCGGCGGAGGGCCGAACGCGCCCGCAACCAGCGCGAACGCGAACGACGCGAGCAAGCAGACGGACCGGCGCCGTTCTGA
- the bluB gene encoding 5,6-dimethylbenzimidazole synthase — translation MSDGTFDDAFVRDLDRLFRWRRDVRRFSREPLEPHLLPEILESAEFSPSVGNSQPWRWVEVQTASAREAVRDSFVRCNTEALDGYTGERAQLYSSLKLAGLDDAPVHLAVFCEPDADQGHGLGRQTVPETLEYSVVTAITTMWLAARARGVGIGWVSILEPGEVTAALAVPSAWKLVAYLCVGYPEHENDIPELERVGWQSRTESENRHLIR, via the coding sequence ATGAGTGACGGAACTTTCGACGATGCGTTCGTCCGCGACCTCGACCGACTGTTCCGCTGGCGACGCGACGTCCGGCGGTTCAGCCGGGAGCCACTCGAACCACATCTCCTCCCCGAGATCCTCGAGTCGGCGGAGTTCTCGCCGTCGGTCGGCAACAGCCAGCCCTGGCGCTGGGTCGAGGTGCAAACCGCATCGGCGCGGGAGGCGGTGCGCGACAGCTTCGTCCGCTGCAACACCGAAGCGCTCGACGGGTACACCGGCGAGCGCGCGCAGCTGTATTCGTCACTGAAACTCGCCGGCCTCGACGACGCTCCGGTCCACCTGGCCGTGTTCTGCGAGCCCGACGCCGACCAGGGCCACGGACTCGGCCGCCAGACCGTGCCGGAAACCCTCGAGTACTCCGTCGTCACCGCGATCACCACCATGTGGCTGGCGGCCCGAGCCCGCGGCGTCGGCATCGGCTGGGTGTCGATCCTCGAACCCGGCGAGGTGACCGCGGCACTCGCGGTCCCGTCTGCCTGGAAGCTCGTCGCCTACCTCTGCGTCGGATACCCCGAACACGAGAACGACATCCCCGAACTCGAGCGCGTCGGCTGGCAGTCCCGCACCGAGTCGGAGAATAGGCATCTCATCCGCTGA